The Skermanella rosea genomic sequence CAGCTCGACGAAGCGGTCGCGCGGGATGCGGACCCGCATGTACTCGATGAATTCCGGCGTCAGCTGGTCCAGGATCGGCGTCTTGGCGGTGGTCGGCGTGATGCAGTTGACCGCGATCCCGGTCTTGGCCAGCTCCTTGCCGAGCGACTTGGTCAGGCCGATGATGCCCGCCTTCGCCGCGCTGTAGGCGGCCAGGTTCGGGTTGCCTTCCTTGCCGGCGACCGAGGCGATGTTGACGATCCGGCCGTAATCGTTCTCCTGCATGATCGGCACGACCGACCGGCAGCAGTTGAAGGTGCCGGTCAGGTTCACCTCGACCACGACGCGCCACTCCTCGGCGGAATAGTCGGCCAGCGGCTTGACCGGGCCGGTGACGCCGGCGCCGTTCACCAGCCCGTCGATGCGCCCGAAGGCCTCGCGGGTGCGCTTGGCCGCCGCCTCGACCGAGGCGGCGTCGGCGACGTCCACGGCGCAGGCGATCGTGCCGTTCGCCAG encodes the following:
- a CDS encoding SDR family NAD(P)-dependent oxidoreductase, encoding MNKIDLAGRNMVVTGGARGIGYAIADRLVQSGAKVALWDRLGEEAEASAGELANGTIACAVDVADAASVEAAAKRTREAFGRIDGLVNGAGVTGPVKPLADYSAEEWRVVVEVNLTGTFNCCRSVVPIMQENDYGRIVNIASVAGKEGNPNLAAYSAAKAGIIGLTKSLGKELAKTGIAVNCITPTTAKTPILDQLTPEFIEYMRVRIPRDRFVELTEIAAMVAWLLSEENSFTTAAVFDLSGGRTTY